One genomic segment of Streptomyces liangshanensis includes these proteins:
- a CDS encoding PaaI family thioesterase: MGEQSPTKSPVKFPQEIIDEYAALGVDLAAVFSAGHLGTRMGVEIVEASPERVVGTMPVEGNTQPYGLLHGGASAVLAETLGSVGSMLHGGSRKVAVGVDLNCTHHRGVRSGLVTGVATPVHRGRTTATYEIVITDDQDKRVCTARLTCLLRDAQGTA, translated from the coding sequence ATGGGCGAGCAGTCCCCGACGAAGTCCCCCGTGAAGTTCCCCCAGGAGATCATCGACGAGTACGCCGCCCTCGGCGTCGACCTCGCCGCGGTCTTCTCGGCCGGACACCTCGGCACCCGCATGGGGGTGGAGATCGTCGAGGCGTCACCCGAACGTGTCGTCGGCACCATGCCGGTGGAGGGCAACACCCAGCCGTACGGGCTCCTGCACGGCGGCGCGTCCGCCGTGCTGGCCGAGACCCTCGGCTCCGTCGGCTCGATGCTGCACGGCGGCAGCCGCAAGGTCGCCGTCGGCGTCGACCTCAACTGCACCCACCACCGGGGGGTGCGCAGCGGCCTGGTCACCGGGGTCGCGACGCCCGTGCACCGGGGCCGTACGACCGCGACGTACGAGATCGTCATCACCGACGACCAGGACAAGCGCGTCTGCACCGCCCGCCTCACCTGCCTGCTGCGGGACGCCCAGGGCACCGCCTGA